From Alteromonas australica, one genomic window encodes:
- the cyoE gene encoding heme o synthase — protein MNATFKRYLTVTKPGIIFGNLVSVAGGFLLAAKGHVEPMLMIATLVGLSLVVASGCAINNCIDSDIDRKMQRTQTRVTVTGEMSLVAAFFHGLFLGVLGFAILVIYTNMTAVFFAAFGYIIYVGLYSLYMKRNSVYGTLVGSLSGAVPPVVGYCAVSGQFDTAAAILLVMFSLWQMPHSYAIAIFRFKDYEAANIPVLPVAKGVAKAKQHIVLYIAVFALVVLLLPLSGYTGIGFMAVACTTSLWWLFMALRGYRRDINIEGWARQVFGFSILNIIALSIAMSVDYHEPIKHDFCFQSLQFACKAFLTLQSA, from the coding sequence ATGAATGCGACATTCAAACGCTACCTTACCGTAACGAAACCGGGCATTATTTTCGGGAATCTAGTTTCTGTTGCTGGGGGATTCTTACTTGCAGCGAAAGGTCATGTGGAGCCAATGCTAATGATAGCCACTTTGGTGGGCCTATCGCTGGTGGTAGCGTCTGGGTGCGCCATCAATAACTGTATCGACAGTGATATCGACAGGAAAATGCAGCGAACCCAAACTCGGGTTACGGTTACGGGAGAAATGTCCCTTGTCGCTGCGTTTTTCCATGGCCTGTTTTTAGGTGTACTCGGCTTTGCCATCCTTGTCATTTACACCAATATGACCGCCGTGTTTTTTGCTGCCTTCGGGTACATCATTTACGTGGGGTTATATAGCCTCTACATGAAGCGGAACTCGGTATACGGTACCTTGGTGGGAAGCCTTTCCGGCGCGGTACCACCTGTGGTGGGGTATTGTGCTGTAAGCGGCCAGTTCGACACTGCCGCGGCAATCTTGCTGGTTATGTTTAGCCTCTGGCAAATGCCGCATTCCTATGCCATTGCTATCTTCCGTTTTAAAGATTATGAAGCGGCAAATATACCTGTATTGCCGGTGGCTAAAGGGGTGGCCAAAGCAAAACAACACATAGTGCTTTATATTGCAGTATTTGCCCTTGTCGTTTTATTGCTGCCATTAAGTGGTTATACGGGCATAGGCTTTATGGCTGTGGCGTGTACCACCAGTTTGTGGTGGTTGTTCATGGCACTTCGGGGATACCGCCGCGACATCAATATTGAAGGCTGGGCGCGACAAGTGTTTGGGTTTTCAATTTTAAACATAATCGCGCTGTCTATTGCAATGTCTGTGGATTATCACGAACCAATCAAGCACGATTTTTGTTTTCAATCGCTTCAATTTGCTTGTAAAGCGTTTCTGACTCTGCAGTCAGCATAG
- the ppiC gene encoding peptidylprolyl isomerase PpiC, which translates to MATASALHILVKTEKEALSILQQLKKGKDFATLAKRHSTCPSGKRGGDLGEFRRGQMVKAFDDVVFKKDVLKVHGPVKTRFGYHLIKTLYRNG; encoded by the coding sequence ATGGCCACGGCATCCGCACTTCACATATTGGTGAAAACAGAAAAAGAAGCGTTATCCATTTTGCAACAACTTAAAAAGGGTAAAGACTTTGCTACGTTAGCAAAACGCCATTCTACCTGCCCTTCAGGCAAACGGGGGGGCGATTTAGGGGAATTTCGTCGGGGCCAAATGGTAAAAGCGTTTGACGATGTGGTGTTTAAAAAAGACGTGTTAAAGGTGCACGGGCCAGTTAAGACCCGTTTTGGTTATCATTTGATAAAGACGCTATATCGAAACGGCTAG
- the cyoD gene encoding cytochrome o ubiquinol oxidase subunit IV yields the protein MALHDSHSKAHQDAPAQASHEDHGSVKSYVVGFILSVVLTVIPFVLVMKGDFSKVTTLWSVIILGLIQIWVHLKYFLHLNFVTDEGRANTFSFLFSALIIFMVVGLSIWIIYESNAMMMY from the coding sequence ATGGCGTTACACGATTCACATAGCAAAGCGCATCAAGATGCGCCAGCGCAGGCATCGCATGAAGACCACGGTAGCGTTAAATCCTACGTGGTGGGGTTTATCCTTTCAGTGGTTCTAACGGTTATCCCGTTTGTGTTGGTCATGAAGGGCGACTTTTCAAAGGTGACCACGCTTTGGAGCGTGATTATCTTAGGGTTAATTCAAATTTGGGTTCACCTGAAATACTTCCTTCATCTTAATTTTGTCACTGACGAAGGGAGAGCCAATACTTTTTCGTTTTTATTCAGTGCGCTTATCATTTTTATGGTCGTTGGCTTATCTATTTGGATAATTTATGAGTCTAACGCCATGATGATGTACTAA
- a CDS encoding DUF6435 family protein produces MFSLFKSNPTKKLRRQYDKLLERAMHAQRNGDIKTYSMLTAESETLYKQIEAIENKNRA; encoded by the coding sequence GTGTTTAGTTTATTTAAATCTAACCCAACTAAAAAATTACGCCGACAATACGACAAGTTGCTTGAACGCGCCATGCATGCTCAGCGAAATGGCGACATAAAAACCTATTCTATGCTGACTGCAGAGTCAGAAACGCTTTACAAGCAAATTGAAGCGATTGAAAACAAAAATCGTGCTTGA
- a CDS encoding family 43 glycosylhydrolase: MFKVSCLGLFMGTSLFAFAQNPLPLGEGLRTADPSAHVWEDGRLYLYTSHDMECQEDFWMQDWYTFSSTDLVNWTNHGPSLSLDEIAWADNYAWAPDAAYKNGMYYLVFPAGTGHKDRKNPEKSTKWMGIGVAESDSPTGPFKDMIGAPLWREPYANDPSLFIDDDGKAYLYVHAQGADYHVVEMADDMRSIKGKLEKMDMGGYTPKMEGPWVFKREDLYYFTMPENNRELSYYTSPSPKGPWTYHGVIMEQEANSNNHHSIVNYQGQWILFYHRWLDIDSTCGRQRHVAAEYLYFNEDGTIQPIRRTQKGIAKFASQGNQKQ; the protein is encoded by the coding sequence ATGTTCAAGGTATCGTGTTTGGGGTTATTCATGGGGACGTCGTTATTTGCTTTTGCTCAAAACCCGTTGCCATTAGGTGAAGGGCTAAGAACTGCAGACCCGTCCGCTCACGTATGGGAAGACGGCCGTCTCTATTTATATACTTCACACGATATGGAATGCCAAGAAGACTTCTGGATGCAAGATTGGTATACCTTTTCTTCTACCGATCTAGTGAACTGGACGAATCATGGCCCAAGTTTATCGTTAGACGAAATTGCGTGGGCAGACAACTATGCTTGGGCGCCAGATGCCGCGTATAAAAATGGAATGTATTATTTAGTATTTCCCGCAGGTACAGGCCACAAAGATAGAAAAAACCCTGAAAAAAGCACTAAATGGATGGGGATTGGCGTGGCAGAAAGTGACTCCCCCACAGGGCCTTTTAAAGACATGATTGGTGCGCCTTTGTGGCGCGAACCCTATGCTAATGACCCCAGTCTATTTATCGACGATGATGGCAAAGCGTACTTATATGTTCACGCGCAAGGCGCTGATTATCATGTGGTAGAAATGGCTGACGACATGCGAAGTATTAAAGGTAAGTTGGAAAAGATGGATATGGGGGGATATACCCCCAAAATGGAGGGGCCTTGGGTATTTAAACGGGAAGACTTATATTACTTTACTATGCCTGAAAATAATCGCGAACTTAGCTATTACACCAGCCCGTCACCCAAAGGCCCTTGGACCTACCACGGGGTGATAATGGAACAAGAGGCGAACAGCAACAATCATCATTCTATTGTAAATTATCAGGGGCAATGGATACTGTTTTACCACCGTTGGTTAGACATTGACTCTACCTGTGGTCGACAAAGGCACGTTGCTGCTGAATACCTCTATTTTAATGAAGATGGCACCATACAGCCCATTCGCCGAACTCAAAAAGGCATAGCAAAATTTGCGAGTCAGGGGAATCAAAAACAATAA